Proteins encoded in a region of the Takifugu flavidus isolate HTHZ2018 chromosome 10, ASM371156v2, whole genome shotgun sequence genome:
- the dnali1 gene encoding axonemal dynein light intermediate polypeptide 1 isoform X1, whose translation MAAASKSLLKYNDPVLVNKNINKSLKTRSLQVHFLPSPPPAKEKSAHTKDRHQHILNTIFPLRQWTEGNDLWMQQVSSAASTREDVIKLGELLDTELQQRRAREKGICPIRRELYSQCFDELIRQETINCPERGLLLFLIRDEIQMNIAAHKTLYESGIAFGLRETLRAEQGKADTEKRISDLEEENEELKKQLAEKRAKYDTAEKRAIGRQQLEEKRHNDEIQALKRTIQQLKDQIKAILALKE comes from the exons atGGCGGCTGCTTCGAAGTCTCTCTTAAAATACAACGACCCAGTTCTGGtaaacaaaaacataaacaaatCACTAAAG ACCCGCTCGCTACAGGTTCActttcttccttctccaccaCCCGCAAAAGAGAAGTCTGCCCACACAAAAGACAGGCACCAGCACATCCTCAACACCATTTTTCCACTCAG GCAGTGGACAGAAGGAAATGACTTATGGATGCAACAAGTGTCCAGTGCGGCTTCAACAAGAGAAGATGTCATTAAGCTAGGAGAGTTGCTGGACACAGAGCTACAGCAACGACGCGCAAGAGAGAAGGGGATCTGCCCCATACGCAGGGAGCTCTATTCCCAGTGTTTTG acGAGCTGATCAGACAGGAGACCATCAACTGTCCTGAGAGGggtctgcttctcttccttaTCAGAGATGAAATTCAAATGAATATTGCTGCCCACAAGACTCTCTATGAGAGCGGTATAGCTTTTGGCTTGAGAGAGACCCTGCGGGCAGAGCAGGGCAAGGCCGACACAGAGAAAAGA ATttctgatctggaggaggagaatgaagaACTAAAGAAGCAACTGGCTGAAAAAAGAGCGAAATATGACACAGCTGAAAAGAGAGCGATCGGAAGGCAACAACTGGAAGAAAAGAGGCACAATGACGAGATTCAGGCCTTGAAGAGAACCATCCAGCAGCTCAAG GACCAAATAAAAGCAATCCTTGCACTAAAGGAGTAA
- the si:ch211-1i11.3 gene encoding mitogen-activated protein kinase kinase kinase 5 isoform X1 encodes MYTTERRRMSLHDLKRRDPLRVSAGSLWQDSLVMDPGANGAVKHVVSPRSRTRAISVAYIVNEDASVPQTEENLSLTCLKDACADAHASLHTIAFERISLGTTDVLDSFYNADVAVAEMSDSFCQPSLFYHLGVRESFSMTNNIILYCYKQDSDLQAIKEQCGSFTFIPYVVSPQGKVFACDARMMTCMKELMQPSFQLEPLLTPLVERLVHLLSSVHIQSSEYFRESIRQEIRMARERFSGQDLSKELRRIQKRLDSVELLTPDIVINLLLSYRDIQDYDSIINLVETLNNLPMCLIAQHQNIKFHYIFALNRRNHPGDRAKALQLILPLVESRDKVASDIYCLCGRIYKDMFMSSGFSDQSSRDQACCWYGKAFETEPTLHSGINVVVLLMAAGHEFETSIEIRKIGVTLNTLLGRKGSLEKMKDYWDVGFYLGANILTNEHRKVIEACEKLYRLKAPVWYVASIMETFILFRQFAKLPEVKSPKQEIMDFWMELLLQTYKPTVSTSRCPVLVLEPSKVLQPAILCVSEEDENRTVQLKHITTQKKGLHQWTFPASAIRGVSASKIDERSCFLYVHYNSDDFQLCFPSQLHCNGFCELVNSLLQQAEDSSTQLDHLPEGVIEYVYETDENGDNVVLGKGTYGVVYAGRDLSNQVRIAIKEIPEKDSMYSQPLHEEIALHKRLKHRNIVQYLGSVSEDGFIKIFMEEVPGGSLSSLLRSKWGPLKDNEATIIFYTKQILEGLRYLHANQIVHRDIKGDNVLINTYSGVLKISDFGTSKRLAGINPCTETFTGTLQYMAPEIIDQGPRGYGKPADIWSLGCTIIEMATGKTPFHELGSPQAAMFKVGMFKIHPKVPECMSDEAKAFIMNCFTPNPDDRATASKLLMDAFLRSQPRKKPKAVQEPDPKDFLSIAEYQRSLSVPISIFVEDIDSPSNSIDLSASLDLRWHLSALKTNDISESPPGSSFLPVPEDSPSEMQCSPVSTEESVGLFMLRKDSERRATLHRVLTDYNNLVISNIQESVPQHSEGSSLSADHISELICCLRENIRSPDRMQLTSRLLELRTKLLNAAIPANSLQGVLFSFQDAVKKVLKQQEVKPHWMFALDNLLRQAVQDAITVLLPQLKLQLQSSFEVEDSNPEEQRTSPDTPVVLVPDQLVAPADTQLTPTQENVQTGRPNYPIDLDSNCPLSETLRNLRLETLGLLSQLNEQEREYQELLRSSVCRKQEQIDALRTAAAVTEDDSLVSHTYSDPEAKALVCWLKSIPVDQDSINKLLSHRFTLDCLLCLASRDDLMYCGIRGGMLCRIWAAITAHRNNQLNKGKD; translated from the exons ATGTACACGACGGAGCGCAGGCGAATGAGCCTGCATGATCTGAAGAGGAGGGATCCGCTTCGGGTGTCAGCTGGAAGTTTGTGGCAGGACTCGCTGGTCATGGATCCGGGTGCCAACGGCGCGGTGAAACACGTCGTGTCTCCGAGGAGTCGGACCAGAGCCATATCCGTGGCGTACATCGTCAACGAGGACGCGTCGGTGCCGCAGACTGAGGAGAACCTCTCACTGACGTGTCTGAAGGACGCATGTGCGGACGCGCACGCCTCTTTACATACTATTGCATTTGAGAGAATATCCTTGGGGACGACGGACGTCCTGGATAGTTTCTACAACGCAG ACGTAGCGGTGGCGGAGATGAGCGACTCTTTCTGCCAGCCTTCCCTTTTCTATCACCTCGGAGTGAGAGAGAGTTTCAGCATGACCAACAACATCATTTTATACTGTTACAAGCAGGATAGCGACCTGCAGGCTATCAAG GAGCAGTGTGGGAGTTTCACATTCATCCCGTACGTGGTGTCGCCTCAGGGCAAAGTGTTTGCCTGCGATGCTCGCATGATGACGTGTATGAAAGAGTTGATGCAGCCCAGCTTCCAGCTGGAGCCCCTGCTGACGCCGCTGGTGGAGCGACTGGTGCATCTTCTCAGCAGTGTGCACATTCAATCCAG CGAGTACTTCAGGGAGTCCATCAGGCAGGAGATCCGAATGGCCCGGGAGCGTTTCAGCGGGCAGGACCTGAGCAAGGAACTGAGACGCATCCAGAAACGCCTGGACAGCGTGGAGCTGCTCACCCCAGATATCGTcatcaacctgctgctgtcttACAGGGACATTCAG GATTATGATTCCATAATCAATCTGGTGGAGACTCTGAACAACCTGCCCATGTGTCTGATAGCGCAACATCAGAATATAAAGTTTCACTACATATTTGCTCTAAACAG GAGGAATCACCCCGGAGACCGTGCCAAGGCTTTGCAGTTGATCCTGCCGCTTGTGGAATCCAGGGACAAGGTGGCGTCGGACATCTACTGCCTGTGTGGACGGATCTACAAGGACATGTTCATGAGCTCTGGCTTCAgtgatcagagcagcagagatcagGCTTGCTGCTG GTATGGCAAAGCTTTTGAAACGGAACCGACTCTTCACTCGGGCATCAACGTCGTCGTGCTTCTGATGGCAGCCGGCCATGAATTTGAGACTTCCATCGAGATCCGTAAAATCG GGGTGACTCTGAACACTTTGCTGGGGCGGAAGGGCAGtttggagaagatgaaggactACTGGGATGTCGGCTTCTACCTCGGAGCGAACATCCTCACTAACGAACACAGGAAAGTCATTGAAGCCTGTGAAAAACTTTACCGGCTGAAGGCTCCCGTGTG GTACGTGGCTTCAATCATGGAGACCTTCATCCTGTTTCGACAGTTTGCCAAACTACCTGAGGTGAAATCGCCCAAACAGGAGATTATGGACTTCTGGAtggagctgcttctgcagacGTACAAACCCACAGTTTCCACCAGCCGTTGCCCA GTGCTCGTTCTGGAGCCCAGTAAAGTCCTCCAGCCGGCCATTTTGTGCGTGAGCGAGGAGGATGAAAATCGCACGGTTCAGCTGAAACACATCACAACCCAGAAG AAAGGCTTACACCAGTGGACGTTCCCAGCCTCTGCGATTCGGGGAGTGAG TGCTTCAAAGATTGATGAGCGGAGTTGCTTCCTGTATGTCCACTACAACTCAGATGACTTCCAGCTCTGTTTCCCCTCTCAGCTTCACTGTAATGG TTTCTGTGAGCTGGTGAACTCTCTCCTTCAGCAGGCTGAAGATTCGTCCACACAACTGGATCATCTTCCCGAGGGGGTGATCGAG TATGTTTACGAGACTGATGAGAATGGTGACAACGTGGTTCTGGGTAAAGGCACGTATGGCGTGGTGTACGCGGGGAGGGACCTGAGCAACCAAGTACGCATCGCCATCAAGGAAATCCCTGAAAAGGACAGCAT GTACTCGCAGCCCCTTCATGAAGAAATAGCTCTGCATAAGAGGCTAAAACACAGGAACATTGTGCAGTACCTGGGCTCCGTCAGTGAGGATGGATTCATCAAGATCTTCATGGAGGAAGTACCTGGAG GAAgtttgtcctctctgctgcgCTCCAAGTGGGGCCCTCTGAAAGACAATGAAGCAACCATCATCTTCTACACCAAACAGATCCTCGAGGGGCTCAGATATCTTCACGCTAATCAAATTGTCCACCGGGACATCAAG GGCGACAACGTGTTGATCAACACCTACAGCGGAGTGTTGAAGATCTCCGACTTTGGGACCTCCAAACGATTAGCTGGGATCAACCCCTGCACCGAGACCTTTACTG GAACTCTGCAATACATGGCCCCAGAGATTATAGACCAGGGACCTCGGGGTTATGGGAAACCAGCTGATATCTGGTCTCTGGGGTGCACTATTATTGAAATGGCAACAGGCAAAACCCCATTCCATGAACTGGGAAGTCCTCAGGCAGCCATGTTTAAG GTGGGCATGTTTAAGATCCACCCCAAGGTTCCAGAATGTATGTCAGATGAAGCAAAGGCGTTCATCATGAACTGTTTCACGCCGAACCCAGATGACCGAGCCACAGCTTCAAAGCTGCTAATGGATGCCTTCCTCAGGTCACAGCCCAGGAAGAAGCCCAAAGCTGTGCAGGAGCCAGACCCCAAAGACTTCCTTAGTATTG CTGAATATCAACGCAGCCTCTCTGTCCCGATCTCCATCTTTGTGGAGGACATTGATTCGCCCTCCAATTCGATCGACCTGTCCGCTTCCCTGGACCTGAGGTGGCACTTGTCAGCCCTCAAGACGAATGACATATCAGAGAGTCCGcctggcagcagcttcctgcc AGTACCAGAAGACTCTCCATCAGAAATGCAGTGCAGCCCAGTATCAACTGAGGAGAGTGTTGGTCTGTTTATGCTCAGAAAGGACAGTGAAAGGAGGGCCACGCTTCACCGTGTCCTCACCGACTACAACAATCTTGTTATTTCAAATATACAGGAATCTGTGCCTCAG catAGTGAAGGATCATCTCTAAGTGCAGACCACATCAGTGAGCTCATTTGCTGCTTGCGGGAAAACATCCGCTCCCCGGACAGGATGCAGCTGACCAGTCGCCTGCTGGAACTTCGGACTAAGCTGCTCAATGCCGCAATACCGGCAAATAGCCTCCAGGGGGTGCTATTCAGCTTCCAAGATGCT GTGAAAAAGGTTTTGAAGCAACAGGAGGTGAAACCTCACTGGATGTTCGCCCTGGACAATCTACTGAGACAGGCAGTCCAGGACGCCATCACTGTGCTGCTTCCAC AGCTGAAACTCCAGCTGCAGTCCTCATTTGAGGTGGAGGACAGTAATCCAGAAGAGCAGCGCACAAGCCCGGACACTCCAGTTGTTCTTGTTCCTGACCAGCTGGTGGCGCCAGCAGACACACAGCTGACTCCCACACAAGAGAATGTCCAAACAGGAAGGCCCAACTACCCCATAGACCTCGACAGCAATTGCCCCCTCAGTGAGACCTTAAGAAACCTACGACTGGAGACTTTGGG ACTGCTGAGTCAGTTGaatgagcaggagagagagtACCAGGAGCTACTGAGGAGCTCCGTCTGCAGAAAACAGGAACAGATTGATGCACTGAGGACTGCAGCCGCTGTCACCGAAG ATGACTCATTGGTATCGCACACATACTCAGATCCTGAAGCCAAGGCTTTGGTGTGCTGGCTCAAGTCTATCCCAGTTGATCAAGACTCAATTAATAAG TTGCTCTCTCACAGGTTCACTTTGgactgtctcctctgtctggcCTCCAGGGATGACTTGATGTATTGTGGAATAAG AGGTGGCATGTTGTGTCGAATTTGGGCAGCCATCACAGCGCACAGGAATAACCAGCTCAACAAAGGGAAGGACTAG
- the LOC130532368 gene encoding uncharacterized protein LOC130532368 — translation MEGKKRTRKPNWTEEQCLLLAQLVEENKGVLRRKFGSRITAQAKRQTWERIARRISASFPLLLRTSNECEKRWYVLQSKTRAVVAAHKRASSQSEGGSPAKQLSQVSETVSGVLEKSETSNTRLKEEIDGSLIQLVELPQSSGPKDEPEPSTSLAHARPETAPAPPPAPSPTPSLLEKKLEAEIDVLMQQKKVLSLREEYYRLKIEHLKNKLADN, via the exons atggaggggaaaaaaagaacccgAAAGCCGAACTGGACAGAAGAGCAGTGCCTGTTGTTGGCACAGTTAGTGGAGGAGAACAAGGGGGTTTTAAGGAGGAAATTTGGTTCAAGGATCACGGCACAAGCGAAGAGGCAGACTTGGGAGCGCATTGCCCGACGGATCAGTGCGTCCTTCCCTCTCCTTTTACGCACAAGTAATGAGTGCGAGAAGCGCTGGTACGTACTGCAATCCAAAACCAGAGCGGTGGTTGCAGCACACAAGCGAGCTTCTTCTCAATCAG AGGGTGGATCACCAGCAAAACAGCTGTCGCAGGTGTCGGAGACTGTTTCGGGCGTTTTAGAAAAATCCGAAACCAGCAACACCAGGCTGAAGGAGGAAATTGATGGCTCGTTGAttcagctggtggagctgcctcaAAG ctctggGCCAAAAGACGAACCAGAGCCTTCAACGTCATTGGCTCACGCTCGGCCCGAGAcggctcctgctccacctcctgctccctcgCCAACACCATCCCTACTAGAGAAGAAGTTGGAGGCTGAGATAGATGTCCTCATGCAGCAAAAAAAAGTCCTTTCTTTACGGGAGGAGTATTACAGACTAAAAATCGAGCATCTCAAAAATAAATTGGCTGATAATTAG
- the dnali1 gene encoding axonemal dynein light intermediate polypeptide 1 isoform X2 produces MAAASKSLLKYNDPVLVNKNINKSLKVHFLPSPPPAKEKSAHTKDRHQHILNTIFPLRQWTEGNDLWMQQVSSAASTREDVIKLGELLDTELQQRRAREKGICPIRRELYSQCFDELIRQETINCPERGLLLFLIRDEIQMNIAAHKTLYESGIAFGLRETLRAEQGKADTEKRISDLEEENEELKKQLAEKRAKYDTAEKRAIGRQQLEEKRHNDEIQALKRTIQQLKDQIKAILALKE; encoded by the exons atGGCGGCTGCTTCGAAGTCTCTCTTAAAATACAACGACCCAGTTCTGGtaaacaaaaacataaacaaatCACTAAAG GTTCActttcttccttctccaccaCCCGCAAAAGAGAAGTCTGCCCACACAAAAGACAGGCACCAGCACATCCTCAACACCATTTTTCCACTCAG GCAGTGGACAGAAGGAAATGACTTATGGATGCAACAAGTGTCCAGTGCGGCTTCAACAAGAGAAGATGTCATTAAGCTAGGAGAGTTGCTGGACACAGAGCTACAGCAACGACGCGCAAGAGAGAAGGGGATCTGCCCCATACGCAGGGAGCTCTATTCCCAGTGTTTTG acGAGCTGATCAGACAGGAGACCATCAACTGTCCTGAGAGGggtctgcttctcttccttaTCAGAGATGAAATTCAAATGAATATTGCTGCCCACAAGACTCTCTATGAGAGCGGTATAGCTTTTGGCTTGAGAGAGACCCTGCGGGCAGAGCAGGGCAAGGCCGACACAGAGAAAAGA ATttctgatctggaggaggagaatgaagaACTAAAGAAGCAACTGGCTGAAAAAAGAGCGAAATATGACACAGCTGAAAAGAGAGCGATCGGAAGGCAACAACTGGAAGAAAAGAGGCACAATGACGAGATTCAGGCCTTGAAGAGAACCATCCAGCAGCTCAAG GACCAAATAAAAGCAATCCTTGCACTAAAGGAGTAA
- the si:ch211-1i11.3 gene encoding mitogen-activated protein kinase kinase kinase 5 isoform X2, giving the protein MYTTERRRMSLHDLKRRDPLRVSAGSLWQDSLVMDPGANGAVKHVVSPRSRTRAISVAYIVNEDASVPQTEENLSLTCLKDACADAHASLHTIAFERISLGTTDVLDSFYNADVAVAEMSDSFCQPSLFYHLGVRESFSMTNNIILYCYKQDSDLQAIKEQCGSFTFIPYVVSPQGKVFACDARMMTCMKELMQPSFQLEPLLTPLVERLVHLLSSVHIQSSEYFRESIRQEIRMARERFSGQDLSKELRRIQKRLDSVELLTPDIVINLLLSYRDIQDYDSIINLVETLNNLPMCLIAQHQNIKFHYIFALNRRNHPGDRAKALQLILPLVESRDKVASDIYCLCGRIYKDMFMSSGFSDQSSRDQACCWYGKAFETEPTLHSGINVVVLLMAAGHEFETSIEIRKIGVTLNTLLGRKGSLEKMKDYWDVGFYLGANILTNEHRKVIEACEKLYRLKAPVWYVASIMETFILFRQFAKLPEVKSPKQEIMDFWMELLLQTYKPTVSTSRCPVLVLEPSKVLQPAILCVSEEDENRTVQLKHITTQKKGLHQWTFPASAIRGVSASKIDERSCFLYVHYNSDDFQLCFPSQLHCNGFCELVNSLLQQAEDSSTQLDHLPEGVIEYVYETDENGDNVVLGKGTYGVVYAGRDLSNQVRIAIKEIPEKDSMYSQPLHEEIALHKRLKHRNIVQYLGSVSEDGFIKIFMEEVPGGSLSSLLRSKWGPLKDNEATIIFYTKQILEGLRYLHANQIVHRDIKGDNVLINTYSGVLKISDFGTSKRLAGINPCTETFTGTLQYMAPEIIDQGPRGYGKPADIWSLGCTIIEMATGKTPFHELGSPQAAMFKVGMFKIHPKVPECMSDEAKAFIMNCFTPNPDDRATASKLLMDAFLRSQPRKKPKAVQEPDPKDFLSIAEYQRSLSVPISIFVEDIDSPSNSIDLSASLDLRWHLSALKTNDISESPPGSSFLPVPEDSPSEMQCSPVSTEESVGLFMLRKDSERRATLHRVLTDYNNLVISNIQESVPQHSEGSSLSADHISELICCLRENIRSPDRMQLTSRLLELRTKLLNAAIPANSLQGVLFSFQDAVKKVLKQQEVKPHWMFALDNLLRQAVQDAITVLLPQLKLQLQSSFEVEDSNPEEQRTSPDTPVVLVPDQLVAPADTQLTPTQENVQTGRPNYPIDLDSNCPLSETLRNLRLETLGLLSQLNEQEREYQELLRSSVCRKQEQIDALRTAAAVTEDPEAKALVCWLKSIPVDQDSINKLLSHRFTLDCLLCLASRDDLMYCGIRGGMLCRIWAAITAHRNNQLNKGKD; this is encoded by the exons ATGTACACGACGGAGCGCAGGCGAATGAGCCTGCATGATCTGAAGAGGAGGGATCCGCTTCGGGTGTCAGCTGGAAGTTTGTGGCAGGACTCGCTGGTCATGGATCCGGGTGCCAACGGCGCGGTGAAACACGTCGTGTCTCCGAGGAGTCGGACCAGAGCCATATCCGTGGCGTACATCGTCAACGAGGACGCGTCGGTGCCGCAGACTGAGGAGAACCTCTCACTGACGTGTCTGAAGGACGCATGTGCGGACGCGCACGCCTCTTTACATACTATTGCATTTGAGAGAATATCCTTGGGGACGACGGACGTCCTGGATAGTTTCTACAACGCAG ACGTAGCGGTGGCGGAGATGAGCGACTCTTTCTGCCAGCCTTCCCTTTTCTATCACCTCGGAGTGAGAGAGAGTTTCAGCATGACCAACAACATCATTTTATACTGTTACAAGCAGGATAGCGACCTGCAGGCTATCAAG GAGCAGTGTGGGAGTTTCACATTCATCCCGTACGTGGTGTCGCCTCAGGGCAAAGTGTTTGCCTGCGATGCTCGCATGATGACGTGTATGAAAGAGTTGATGCAGCCCAGCTTCCAGCTGGAGCCCCTGCTGACGCCGCTGGTGGAGCGACTGGTGCATCTTCTCAGCAGTGTGCACATTCAATCCAG CGAGTACTTCAGGGAGTCCATCAGGCAGGAGATCCGAATGGCCCGGGAGCGTTTCAGCGGGCAGGACCTGAGCAAGGAACTGAGACGCATCCAGAAACGCCTGGACAGCGTGGAGCTGCTCACCCCAGATATCGTcatcaacctgctgctgtcttACAGGGACATTCAG GATTATGATTCCATAATCAATCTGGTGGAGACTCTGAACAACCTGCCCATGTGTCTGATAGCGCAACATCAGAATATAAAGTTTCACTACATATTTGCTCTAAACAG GAGGAATCACCCCGGAGACCGTGCCAAGGCTTTGCAGTTGATCCTGCCGCTTGTGGAATCCAGGGACAAGGTGGCGTCGGACATCTACTGCCTGTGTGGACGGATCTACAAGGACATGTTCATGAGCTCTGGCTTCAgtgatcagagcagcagagatcagGCTTGCTGCTG GTATGGCAAAGCTTTTGAAACGGAACCGACTCTTCACTCGGGCATCAACGTCGTCGTGCTTCTGATGGCAGCCGGCCATGAATTTGAGACTTCCATCGAGATCCGTAAAATCG GGGTGACTCTGAACACTTTGCTGGGGCGGAAGGGCAGtttggagaagatgaaggactACTGGGATGTCGGCTTCTACCTCGGAGCGAACATCCTCACTAACGAACACAGGAAAGTCATTGAAGCCTGTGAAAAACTTTACCGGCTGAAGGCTCCCGTGTG GTACGTGGCTTCAATCATGGAGACCTTCATCCTGTTTCGACAGTTTGCCAAACTACCTGAGGTGAAATCGCCCAAACAGGAGATTATGGACTTCTGGAtggagctgcttctgcagacGTACAAACCCACAGTTTCCACCAGCCGTTGCCCA GTGCTCGTTCTGGAGCCCAGTAAAGTCCTCCAGCCGGCCATTTTGTGCGTGAGCGAGGAGGATGAAAATCGCACGGTTCAGCTGAAACACATCACAACCCAGAAG AAAGGCTTACACCAGTGGACGTTCCCAGCCTCTGCGATTCGGGGAGTGAG TGCTTCAAAGATTGATGAGCGGAGTTGCTTCCTGTATGTCCACTACAACTCAGATGACTTCCAGCTCTGTTTCCCCTCTCAGCTTCACTGTAATGG TTTCTGTGAGCTGGTGAACTCTCTCCTTCAGCAGGCTGAAGATTCGTCCACACAACTGGATCATCTTCCCGAGGGGGTGATCGAG TATGTTTACGAGACTGATGAGAATGGTGACAACGTGGTTCTGGGTAAAGGCACGTATGGCGTGGTGTACGCGGGGAGGGACCTGAGCAACCAAGTACGCATCGCCATCAAGGAAATCCCTGAAAAGGACAGCAT GTACTCGCAGCCCCTTCATGAAGAAATAGCTCTGCATAAGAGGCTAAAACACAGGAACATTGTGCAGTACCTGGGCTCCGTCAGTGAGGATGGATTCATCAAGATCTTCATGGAGGAAGTACCTGGAG GAAgtttgtcctctctgctgcgCTCCAAGTGGGGCCCTCTGAAAGACAATGAAGCAACCATCATCTTCTACACCAAACAGATCCTCGAGGGGCTCAGATATCTTCACGCTAATCAAATTGTCCACCGGGACATCAAG GGCGACAACGTGTTGATCAACACCTACAGCGGAGTGTTGAAGATCTCCGACTTTGGGACCTCCAAACGATTAGCTGGGATCAACCCCTGCACCGAGACCTTTACTG GAACTCTGCAATACATGGCCCCAGAGATTATAGACCAGGGACCTCGGGGTTATGGGAAACCAGCTGATATCTGGTCTCTGGGGTGCACTATTATTGAAATGGCAACAGGCAAAACCCCATTCCATGAACTGGGAAGTCCTCAGGCAGCCATGTTTAAG GTGGGCATGTTTAAGATCCACCCCAAGGTTCCAGAATGTATGTCAGATGAAGCAAAGGCGTTCATCATGAACTGTTTCACGCCGAACCCAGATGACCGAGCCACAGCTTCAAAGCTGCTAATGGATGCCTTCCTCAGGTCACAGCCCAGGAAGAAGCCCAAAGCTGTGCAGGAGCCAGACCCCAAAGACTTCCTTAGTATTG CTGAATATCAACGCAGCCTCTCTGTCCCGATCTCCATCTTTGTGGAGGACATTGATTCGCCCTCCAATTCGATCGACCTGTCCGCTTCCCTGGACCTGAGGTGGCACTTGTCAGCCCTCAAGACGAATGACATATCAGAGAGTCCGcctggcagcagcttcctgcc AGTACCAGAAGACTCTCCATCAGAAATGCAGTGCAGCCCAGTATCAACTGAGGAGAGTGTTGGTCTGTTTATGCTCAGAAAGGACAGTGAAAGGAGGGCCACGCTTCACCGTGTCCTCACCGACTACAACAATCTTGTTATTTCAAATATACAGGAATCTGTGCCTCAG catAGTGAAGGATCATCTCTAAGTGCAGACCACATCAGTGAGCTCATTTGCTGCTTGCGGGAAAACATCCGCTCCCCGGACAGGATGCAGCTGACCAGTCGCCTGCTGGAACTTCGGACTAAGCTGCTCAATGCCGCAATACCGGCAAATAGCCTCCAGGGGGTGCTATTCAGCTTCCAAGATGCT GTGAAAAAGGTTTTGAAGCAACAGGAGGTGAAACCTCACTGGATGTTCGCCCTGGACAATCTACTGAGACAGGCAGTCCAGGACGCCATCACTGTGCTGCTTCCAC AGCTGAAACTCCAGCTGCAGTCCTCATTTGAGGTGGAGGACAGTAATCCAGAAGAGCAGCGCACAAGCCCGGACACTCCAGTTGTTCTTGTTCCTGACCAGCTGGTGGCGCCAGCAGACACACAGCTGACTCCCACACAAGAGAATGTCCAAACAGGAAGGCCCAACTACCCCATAGACCTCGACAGCAATTGCCCCCTCAGTGAGACCTTAAGAAACCTACGACTGGAGACTTTGGG ACTGCTGAGTCAGTTGaatgagcaggagagagagtACCAGGAGCTACTGAGGAGCTCCGTCTGCAGAAAACAGGAACAGATTGATGCACTGAGGACTGCAGCCGCTGTCACCGAAG ATCCTGAAGCCAAGGCTTTGGTGTGCTGGCTCAAGTCTATCCCAGTTGATCAAGACTCAATTAATAAG TTGCTCTCTCACAGGTTCACTTTGgactgtctcctctgtctggcCTCCAGGGATGACTTGATGTATTGTGGAATAAG AGGTGGCATGTTGTGTCGAATTTGGGCAGCCATCACAGCGCACAGGAATAACCAGCTCAACAAAGGGAAGGACTAG